The following are from one region of the Sandaracinus amylolyticus genome:
- a CDS encoding glucose 1-dehydrogenase, which yields MSVEPVIQLRDKVAIVTGASRGIGENIARTFAKAGAKVVLASRKIDALKAVQAGIEADGGEAFAHACHTGSREQVEGLVAAAVERFGKVDVLVNNAATNPYFGPMTNIEEAAWDKTFEVNVKGYFYATRAVAQQCMARKAPGSIVNVASVAGLMAMPLQGVYAMTKASVISMTKTLAMELGSAGIRVNAIAPGLVDTKFASALTTNDEIMNMVLGRTALKRVAQPHEISGIALLLASDAGSYFTGETVVVDGGWTL from the coding sequence ATGAGCGTGGAGCCCGTCATCCAACTCCGAGACAAGGTCGCGATCGTCACCGGCGCGAGCCGGGGCATCGGCGAGAACATCGCGCGCACATTCGCGAAGGCCGGCGCGAAGGTCGTGCTCGCGTCGCGCAAGATCGATGCGCTGAAGGCGGTGCAGGCGGGCATCGAGGCGGACGGCGGCGAGGCGTTCGCGCACGCGTGCCACACCGGCTCGCGCGAGCAGGTCGAGGGCCTGGTCGCGGCAGCGGTCGAGCGGTTCGGCAAGGTCGACGTGCTCGTGAACAACGCGGCGACGAACCCGTACTTCGGCCCGATGACGAACATCGAGGAAGCGGCCTGGGACAAGACCTTCGAGGTCAACGTGAAGGGCTACTTCTACGCGACGCGCGCGGTCGCGCAGCAGTGCATGGCGCGCAAGGCGCCGGGCTCGATCGTGAACGTCGCGAGCGTCGCGGGGCTCATGGCGATGCCGCTCCAGGGCGTGTACGCGATGACGAAGGCGTCGGTGATCTCGATGACCAAGACGCTCGCGATGGAGCTCGGCTCCGCGGGCATCCGCGTGAACGCGATCGCGCCGGGCCTGGTGGACACGAAGTTCGCGTCGGCGCTGACGACGAACGACGAGATCATGAACATGGTGCTCGGTCGGACCGCGCTGAAGCGCGTGGCGCAGCCGCACGAGATCAGCGGCATCGCGCTGCTGCTCGCGAGCGACGCCGGGTCGTACTTCACGGGCGAGACGGTCGTGGTGGACGGGGGCTGGACTCTCTAG